The following are encoded together in the Phenylobacterium sp. NIBR 498073 genome:
- a CDS encoding CsbD family protein, with the protein MHKDQIKGAAKEAAGSIKQAAGKATGNRRLEAEGGLEKTEGKIQKGVGDIKEAARNALKH; encoded by the coding sequence ATGCACAAGGATCAGATCAAAGGCGCCGCCAAGGAAGCCGCTGGCTCCATCAAGCAGGCCGCGGGCAAGGCGACAGGCAATCGCCGTCTCGAAGCCGAGGGCGGCCTTGAGAAGACCGAAGGCAAGATTCAGAAGGGCGTCGGCGACATCAAGGAGGCCGCGCGCAACGCGCTCAAGCACTAG
- the ettA gene encoding energy-dependent translational throttle protein EttA: MAQQYIFQMQGLTKAYPGGKKVFENIWLSFYSDAKIGVVGVNGSGKSTLLKIMAGIDKEFNGEAKAADGVKMGYLQQEPHLDEQLNVWGNVIAWCEEKKIFDRYNEIAAKLGEDYSDELMEEMTALQEKIDAGDLWDIDSRVEMAMDALRCPPNDWPVDKLSGGEKRRVALARLLLSKPDMLLLDEPTNHLDAESVAWLQHHLEAFPGCVILVTHDRYFLDQVTKWTLELDRGKGHPHEGNYSSWLEAKTKRIVQEQSESEARQRAMTRELEWVRSGAKARQAKSKARLAAYEDMVREQENSRQAQTFSTIQIPPGPRLGNVVIEANNLSKAYGDKVLFENLSFSLPPNGIVGVIGPNGAGKSTLFRIITGQEQPDSGTFRLGETVKLSYVDQSRDALDPNKTIWQEVSQGLDILTVGKREINTRSYVGSFNFKGGDQQKKVGLLSGGERNRVHLAKTLTTGGNVILLDEPTNDLDIETLQNLEEALEEFAGCAVVISHDRWFLDRLATHILAFEGDSHVEWFEGNFEAYEEDKKRRLGADSLIPHRIKFQKFTR; this comes from the coding sequence ATGGCGCAGCAGTATATTTTCCAGATGCAGGGCCTGACCAAGGCCTATCCCGGCGGCAAGAAGGTGTTCGAGAACATCTGGCTGTCGTTCTACTCCGACGCCAAGATCGGCGTGGTCGGGGTCAACGGCTCGGGCAAGTCGACCCTGCTGAAGATCATGGCCGGGATCGACAAGGAGTTTAACGGCGAGGCCAAGGCCGCCGACGGCGTGAAGATGGGCTACCTGCAGCAGGAGCCGCACCTCGACGAACAGCTGAACGTCTGGGGCAACGTCATCGCCTGGTGCGAAGAAAAGAAGATCTTCGACCGCTACAACGAGATCGCCGCCAAGCTCGGCGAGGACTATTCCGACGAGCTGATGGAGGAGATGACCGCCCTCCAGGAGAAGATCGACGCCGGCGATCTGTGGGACATCGACAGCCGCGTCGAGATGGCCATGGACGCCCTGCGCTGCCCGCCGAACGATTGGCCGGTGGACAAGCTGTCGGGCGGTGAGAAGCGCCGCGTGGCGTTGGCTCGCCTGCTGCTCTCCAAGCCGGACATGCTGCTGCTCGACGAACCGACCAACCACCTGGACGCCGAGTCCGTGGCCTGGCTGCAGCATCACCTGGAAGCCTTCCCGGGCTGCGTTATCCTCGTCACCCACGACCGCTACTTCCTCGACCAGGTCACCAAGTGGACGCTGGAGCTCGATCGCGGCAAGGGCCACCCGCACGAGGGCAACTACTCCAGCTGGCTGGAAGCCAAGACCAAGCGGATCGTCCAGGAGCAGTCGGAGTCCGAGGCCCGCCAGCGCGCCATGACCCGCGAACTGGAATGGGTGCGTTCGGGCGCCAAGGCCCGCCAGGCCAAGTCCAAGGCCCGTCTGGCCGCCTATGAGGACATGGTGCGCGAACAGGAGAACTCCCGTCAGGCGCAGACCTTCTCGACTATCCAGATTCCGCCGGGCCCGCGCCTGGGCAACGTGGTCATCGAGGCCAACAACCTGTCGAAGGCCTACGGCGACAAGGTGCTGTTCGAGAACCTCTCGTTCAGCCTGCCGCCGAACGGCATCGTCGGCGTCATCGGCCCTAACGGCGCCGGCAAATCGACGCTGTTCCGGATCATCACCGGTCAGGAGCAGCCCGACAGCGGGACCTTCCGTCTCGGCGAGACGGTGAAGCTCTCGTACGTGGACCAGAGCCGCGACGCGCTCGATCCCAACAAGACCATCTGGCAGGAGGTCTCCCAGGGCCTCGATATCCTCACGGTCGGCAAGCGCGAGATCAACACGCGCTCCTATGTGGGCTCGTTCAACTTCAAGGGCGGCGACCAGCAGAAGAAGGTCGGCCTGCTGTCGGGCGGTGAGCGCAACCGCGTCCACCTGGCCAAGACCCTGACCACCGGCGGCAACGTCATCCTGCTCGACGAACCGACCAACGACCTGGACATCGAAACCCTGCAGAACCTCGAAGAGGCGCTGGAGGAATTCGCCGGCTGCGCCGTGGTTATCTCCCACGACCGCTGGTTCCTCGACCGTCTGGCCACCCACATCTTGGCCTTCGAAGGCGACAGCCACGTCGAGTGGTTCGAAGGCAACTTCGAAGCCTACGAAGAGGACAAGAAGCGCCGCCTGGGCGCCGACAGCCTGATCCCGCACCGGATCAAGTTCCAGAAGTTCACGCGCTAG